GAATAGAAAGATCTCTTCTAACGCTTCTCTTACTCGTTTCGATGATTGTTTTTTGGGATTTCCTGTCGCCAGGATTGCGTTTATCGATGAGCTGAATGAAGGAAGATCATTCATACCTTTAATATGGGATATAAATCTGATGGGTATTTGAAAGTGATAAAAACTTATATACGATGTCCTTAACCATGTTACATATATAGTTTGCCATTTAATGAATAGTTGCATatacaaatatttcttttcaagtTGTCCTTCGGAATTTGCTAAGAGAAAAATTTGTTTACTTTCCTTGATGAAAAGCATGTTGTAAAAACTAggtatattttattataataatgtacAGTTTTAATTATCTAAGTTTCTCCtttatgaaaatatatagaatatgCTATTTAAGGTTGTAGTTGAGTCATTGAATTTTCGAACgttaaaattttattaatgtGCATTCTTCAAGTTTCTCTTTTGTTGCTTTTCATTCTTCTTAATTAGACGTTTTCTTTCAGCCCTATTTAAAGTTCTTGgatcaatcaattcattgTCTGTGCCTTTAACTTTATCATCAACCTCAACTAACCATTGATCGTCCAGCTTTTTATTGTTACCTCTATAACCCCATTTTGGAACCCATTCTCCACTAGCTTCATCATAAACCATCTTACCTGTCTTAGCCTTTGGTTGAATACCCTTTGTAGCGGCAAATTTCTCCCATTTAGTCTGAGCCTTTGCCTTAGGTAATGGTTTTTCTCTTGGTAATTCTGTGATTGGAGCAGGTAATTGTAAAAGGGTCATACTTGAGCTTTGACCATTAGAACCCCCAGTGGAATCAGTAGTTGTCTTTATTGGCAATGATagtaattgatttattaataattgtaCATTATCACGGgtcatattttttatgtTTTCTTCACGTTTACCATTGGATGtatcaaaatcattcttGTCCATGAAATTGGAATCAAATACGGATAGATTACCTAGATCATAGTTAACCGGGATAGCTTTTTCCACTGTAACAGGGAGTGTTTTGTAATCTTCAGCGGACATGTTTGTTATCGCTGGGCCTATTGTTATCTTTTTGTGTAGCTTGATTTTCTCAAGGATAATCTAGTAGTGTTACTTTAACTTAATTCATAATCTTCATTTTAGCTCATcgataattttttattttatttcctgaaatttttcatatttttcacagaaaatttcaaatatttgttACCCGGCGAGGAATACAGATTTTAGAcaaaaattttgaaagataaataaaaagaagCTGGGCGGCTAAAATGCAATACAAATTGTTTACTCagtttattgttattttaaGCTGCTATTTAAGTTGTAAAGTTCCCAATAAATTGCACTTCATTGAAGTTAcatttaaaagaattaaggGGCTTCATTtctcaaaaaaaaaatagcGGATTTTGATTTCATATATTGAGACTTAGAAAAAATGTTACTTATTTCGGAATAACATCAGTGGTATTAATGATTGGAAGTTATCttttataatgaaaaagtATACATTAAGTTGTAATCTAAATACAAAAGAGTTTTAAAGTATGTCTAAGTAAGGGTAATGAATGGGTAACCATTTTTCTTCGCTTAGTATCTTCTTTGTGGTCTTTGGGTTTGAGATCTGTCTTGAATGTAAGTACCTGGAACAATGTGTTCTGGTAAGTTCAAGTATTCTCTCAAAAA
The Naumovozyma dairenensis CBS 421 chromosome 5, complete genome DNA segment above includes these coding regions:
- the RRS1 gene encoding ribosome biogenesis protein RRS1 (similar to Saccharomyces cerevisiae RRS1 (YOR294W); ancestral locus Anc_8.763) — its product is MSAEDYKTLPVTVEKAIPVNYDLGNLSVFDSNFMDKNDFDTSNGKREENIKNMTRDNVQLLINQLLSLPIKTTTDSTGGSNGQSSSMTLLQLPAPITELPREKPLPKAKAQTKWEKFAATKGIQPKAKTGKMVYDEASGEWVPKWGYRGNNKKLDDQWLVEVDDKVKGTDNELIDPRTLNRAERKRLIKKNEKQQKRNLKNAH